The Desulfobacterales bacterium DNA segment CCAGTTATCGGAAACAGTTTGAAAACCATAAAACGAAAAGAACAGGCGCCGCGTCTGAGCATGACGATGACTTGAACATATCCGAAAACAGCGGATGATTCAAAAAAGGTCGAACAAGACAGCGTGACGGTTAACAGTCTGAAGGTGAATCCAGCGCTTCAGGCGCAAGGACGTCATGTAGCGGTTTATAATAAATGAGAGATTTAGAAAGTCAGGTGTTCAAATGGTAGATATAGATAAACGCACTGAAATCAGTATCGAGAGTGAAATGAGAAAATCATATCTCGATTACGCCATGAGTGTGATCATCGGCAGGGCATTGCCCGATGTCCGTGACGGGCTCAAGCCTGTTCACCGTCGTGTATTGTTTGCGATGGAAGATCTGAAAAACGACTGGAACAAGGCGTATAAAAAATCGGCCCGTATCGTCGGTGATGTCATCGGTAAGTATCACCCCCATGGCGATACGGCTGTGTATGATACCATCGTCAGAATGGCTCAGGATTTTTCCCTGCGGTATCCTATGGTTGACGGCCAGGGAAACTTCGGGTCCATCGACGGTGATCCTCCGGCAGCCATGAGGTATACGGAGATCCGAATGACGCGGCTGGCTCATCTCATGATGGAAGGGCTTGAGAAGGAAACCGTGGATTTTATGCCCAATTATGATGAATCCTTGATGGAACCGTCTGTGCTGCCTGCCAAGTTTCCTTCGCTTCTGGTCAATGGCTCATCCGGGATTGCGGTCGGGATGGCCACCAATATACCGCCTCACAATCTGTCCGAAGTCATCGACGCGATTAAGGCCTTGATTGATAATCCCGGCATGACCTTTACCGAACTGATGGGACATATCCCCGGTCCGGATTTTCCCACGGCCGGAATTATTTACGGAACAAAAGGTATTTATGATGCGTATCGAACCGGACGCGGCATTATCCGGATCAGGGCAAGAGTGATTGTCGAAAAGGATAAAAGAACCGGCGCCGAGACGGTTCTCGTTACGGAGCTGCCCTATCAGGTAAATAAAGCCCGGCTGATTGAAAAAATCGCAGAGCTGATAAAGGACAAACAGATTGAGGGAATCAGGTATATCCGGGATGAATCTGACCGTCAGGGGATGCGAATCGCCATCGCTTTGAAAAAGGATCAGATGCCGGAGGTTCTTATCAATCAGCTTTATAAGCATACCCAGATGGAGAACAGTTTTGGTATTATTTTTCTGGCGGTGGTCAATAACCGGCCTCAGGTATTGAATCTCAAAGAGATCCTTGAGTATTTTATTGCTCACCGAAAGGAAATAATCATTCGCAGAACCCGTTATGACCTGAATAAAGCGCAGGAACGGGCTCATATTCTGGAAGGGTTGAAGATCGCCCTGGATCATCTCGATGAGGTGGTATCCCTGATTCGATCATCAACAACCCCGAAAGAAGCCAAAGAAAGACTTGTCGGGCAATTTTCCCTGTCGCTCATTCAGGCACAGGCAATCCTGGATATGCGCCTTCAGAGACTTACAGGCCTCGAGAGAGACAAGATTCTGGAAGAATACGCGAATGTATTGAAAGATATTGCCTGGTATATGGAGATTCTGGGAAGTGAACGTCTGGTTCTCAATATCATCAAAGAGGAGCTTGCCGAAATTCAGGAGACCTTCGGAGATCCGAGGCGTACCGAGATCGTTGAATCCGGCAGGGAAATCACGATTGAAGATATGATCGTGGAAGAAGATATGGTCGTTACGATTTCAAACAGCGGTTATATCAAACGAAATCCCATAACCCTATACCAGAGCCAGCATCGGGGCGGTAAGGGGAAAACCGCGATGGGAACCAAAGAAGAAGATTTTGTCGAGCACCTGTTCATCGCTTCAACCCACCATTCATTTTTGTTTTTTACCAACCTCGGTAAAGTCTACTGGTGCAAGGTATATGATATTCCCCAGGCCGGACGGGCCAGCCGGGGCAAAGCCGTCGTAAATCTGTTGAATCTGGAAACCAATGAAAAACTTTCCACTGTTCTGGCGGTGCCATCATTCGAGCCGGGGGAGTATATCCTGATGGCTACCAAAAATGGTCTGACCAAAAAAACCGATTTGATGGCCTACAGCCGTCCGCGAGCCGGAGGGATCATTGCCATTGATCTGCTTCCGGATGATGAGCTGATCGCGGCAAGAATCACTGATGGAACCAACAATGTGTTTTTAGGTTCGGCCATGGGAAAATCCATACGGTTTCATGAGTCCGATATCCGGGCATCCGGTCGGACCGCCAGGGGCGTTCGAGGAATGAGTCTTTCCCAAGGGGATCGTATCGTTGGCATGGAGGTGTTGTCTCACGGTCAGACCCTGTTTGTTGGCACGGAAAACGGATATGGGAAAAGGACCTCCATCGATGAATATCCGATCCGGAAACGTGGAGGAAAAGGTGTCATTACAATTAAAACCAGCGATCGCAACGGAAAGGTGGTTGCCATATTGCTGGTTGATGATGATGATGATTTGATGCTCATGACCAGTGCCGGTAAAATCATTCGTATGGCGATCAACGGGATTTCTATCATCAGCCGGAATACTCAGGGCGTCAAGTTGATGGGGATGGATACGGATGAATATCTCACCGGAGCGGCAAGGCTGGCAGAAAAAGAAGAATGAACCTCCGGAGAATCCGGTACATCTGTCTTGACGTTCTGACAATAGTATCGTCATGTCCCAAACCTGTCAGTGCGTCGGGAAAAGTATAATATTTTGCTCTGTTGCAGAATGGACCGGATTGTGATGAGGGGGTTGCATCAGCGGCGATCGCGGTAAATGTACCGGCTGATGCGCTTTGGATTCGATCCGGTTGGAGGGCTTGTTTTTTGAGATCATTAAATGAAAAGTTGATTAGCTATGATGAACAGTATAATTAAAATAGATACGGATCAGGTCAAAATTGGCGTTGTCGGGGGAGGAAGCTGGGGAACAGCCCTGGCAAATCTGCTTGCGGATAAAGGGTTTCTTATTGATTTCTGGGTATATGAAAAAGAAGTCATGGAGCAGATCGAAACGGGCAGGGAGAATAAAATTTTTCTGCCCGGTGTACACCTGTCATCGAACATTATTCCTTCAAATGATATATCCCGTGTGATTTCAGGTAAAGATGTTGTGGTAATTGTTGTGCCGTCGCATGTTTTCAGAGAAACCGTTCAGCGCATCGACAGCAGTATTTCCCCGGATACCATTGTTGTGACGGCTTCCAAGGGCATTGAGAATACGACCCATTTGACAATGTCCGGGGTGTTGAGGAATGTGCTGCCCCGGATTTCTGAAAATCAGGTGGCTGCCTTGTCCGGCCCCAGTTTTGCACGGGAAGTGGCAAAAAAATTTCCGACGGTTGTTACCGTCGCTTCCAAAGATAAACAGGTGGCTGCATTCCTTCAACGCGTGTTTGCCACAGACTATTTCAGGGTATACAGCAGCGATGATGTCATCGGCGTCGAATTGGGCGGAGCTGTCAAGAATGTCATCGCTATCGCGGCCGGTATCATCGACGGGATGGGGATGGGTTTAAATACCCGGGCGGCTTTGATTACAAGGGGATTGACAGAGATCAGACGGATAGGCCTGAAGCTTGGCGCCAACCCAAGGACGTTTATGGGCCTTGCCTGCGCCGGTGATTTGATACTGACCTGTACCGGCGATTTGAGCCGTAATCATATGGTCGGTAAAAAAATCGGTGAGGGTCGGACTTTAAATGATATTTTATCAGAAATGCGGATGGTTGCCGAAGGTGTAAAGACCGCAAAATCGGTTTATAATCTGTCCCGGAAGCTGGGTGTTGATATGCCGATTTGCCATGAGATATATCGGATCCTTTATGAGAATGTTCCTCCCAAAGAAGCCGTTTATCGTCTGATGACCCGGAGTCTTAAGCAGGAACTGGATGAACAGTAACCGGATGATATGAGCAGCCCCCGAGTACAGCGACAACTTCATAAAGGTGAAGGGCACAGGAAACGGCTGCGGGACAGATTCTTGCAGTCCGGCCTTTCGGGGTTTCAGGATTATGAAGTCATTGAACTGCTGTTAACGCTTGCCACACCGAGAAAAGACTGCAAGACAAGCGCCAAGGATGCGTTGAAACGGTTTAAAACACTTCAGGGCGTTTTTGAAGCTTCAGTCCATGAACTTGTTGAAATCGACGGGATCGGTCCGACCAATGTCCTGGGTATTAAATTAATTCAGGCCGTTGCGGACCGATATCTGGAAAAACGATTAATAAAAAAGGAAACGGTCTCAAATTCCAGCCAGCTTTTTGATTACCTGTATCACACCATGCGGGATAAAGGCCGTGAACACTTCAAGGCGATTTTTCTGGATGTCAAAAACCGGGTGATTGGCGCTGAGACGCTGTTTGAAGGGACGCTGACGTCAAGCGCCGTTTATCCAAGGGAGGTTGTTCTTGCCGCTTTAGAACATCGGGCCGCTGCAATGATTTTTGCTCATAACCATCCTTCAGGCGATCCGCATCCGTCCAATGAAGATATCTCGATAACACGGCGTCTCATGTTTGCCTGCAAAGCAGTGGGCATAACGGTTCATGAGCACTTGATTATTGGTGACAATCAGTATTTCAGCTTTGCGGATCAGGGCTATATTTCCAGAATAAACCGCGAATATGATGCCGCCCTGTAGTTCATGGCTGAGCCCCAGTGGGTGTTTAAGCGAGAATCAGAGAAAAATGGGTCAAACTTTAGACTCACAACTCACGATTTAAGACTTACGAATGAGATCAAATGACCGTTAATCAAGACAATACTCCCAGCTGTTTTGGACAGCTGGACATCGTTTTCCCGGAAGGTGAAGACGGGCTGAGAATGACCCCGGATTCCTGTTTTCATTGTTCATATAAAACGGCATGCCTTTGCTGTGCCATGCAGCAGTCAGACGGTTTCAAGGCCCGGGAAAAAATGGTGGACAACGCCTACGAGGCGGGTATGTTGAGTTTTTTCCAAAGGTGGTCAAGAAAAAAATATTTCAATCGCCGTGGCCGGCATTCAAAAACTCATCTGTTTTCAAGGAGGAAATCATGAAATATCTCGATAATAATCTATCGATCACTGGAAAAAGAGTGGTAATCAGAGTCGATTTTAACGTACCGCTGGACGAACAGGGGAATATTACCGATGACACCCGGATTCGTTCTGTCTTACCAACCCTTCAATACGCTATAGCGCATGATGCAAAACTGATCATCCTGTCTCATTTAGGTCGGCCCAGAGGTAAAGTGGTGCCGGAAATGAGCCTGGCGCCTGTTTCGGTGCGCCTGGGGAATCTGTTGGGTAAGGATATCCGGTTTGTAAAAAATTGTATCGGACCCGAGGTTCATGCGGCTGTATCCGAAATGAACAACGGGGATGTGATTCTGCTTGAAAATTTGCGGTTTCATGCAGGGGAAGAGCAAAACGACGATGCATTTTCAATGGCGCTTGCATCGGTTTGTGATGTTTATGTGAACGATGCCTTTGCCGTATCTCATCGTCGGCATGCATCAGTGGTCGGTATCACGAAATTTGCCCCGGTATCCGTTGCAGGATTTCAACTGAAAAAAGAACTGGATTATTTTAAACAGGCAATGTCTGAGCCCAGACGGCCGGTGGTTGCTCTTGTGGGGGGATCAAAGGTTTCCAGCAAACTGGGCGCTCTGAAAAATATGCTTCTTTTTGTGGATAAGCTGGTGATCGGCGGTGCCATGGCCAATACCTTCCTGAAAAGTCAGGGCATCAGTGTGGGGCGTTCAAAAGTCGAAGATGATCTGCTGGCAGTTGCCGATTCGATCCTCAAAGAGGCGATAGACAAGCGGGTC contains these protein-coding regions:
- the gyrA gene encoding DNA gyrase subunit A; its protein translation is MVDIDKRTEISIESEMRKSYLDYAMSVIIGRALPDVRDGLKPVHRRVLFAMEDLKNDWNKAYKKSARIVGDVIGKYHPHGDTAVYDTIVRMAQDFSLRYPMVDGQGNFGSIDGDPPAAMRYTEIRMTRLAHLMMEGLEKETVDFMPNYDESLMEPSVLPAKFPSLLVNGSSGIAVGMATNIPPHNLSEVIDAIKALIDNPGMTFTELMGHIPGPDFPTAGIIYGTKGIYDAYRTGRGIIRIRARVIVEKDKRTGAETVLVTELPYQVNKARLIEKIAELIKDKQIEGIRYIRDESDRQGMRIAIALKKDQMPEVLINQLYKHTQMENSFGIIFLAVVNNRPQVLNLKEILEYFIAHRKEIIIRRTRYDLNKAQERAHILEGLKIALDHLDEVVSLIRSSTTPKEAKERLVGQFSLSLIQAQAILDMRLQRLTGLERDKILEEYANVLKDIAWYMEILGSERLVLNIIKEELAEIQETFGDPRRTEIVESGREITIEDMIVEEDMVVTISNSGYIKRNPITLYQSQHRGGKGKTAMGTKEEDFVEHLFIASTHHSFLFFTNLGKVYWCKVYDIPQAGRASRGKAVVNLLNLETNEKLSTVLAVPSFEPGEYILMATKNGLTKKTDLMAYSRPRAGGIIAIDLLPDDELIAARITDGTNNVFLGSAMGKSIRFHESDIRASGRTARGVRGMSLSQGDRIVGMEVLSHGQTLFVGTENGYGKRTSIDEYPIRKRGGKGVITIKTSDRNGKVVAILLVDDDDDLMLMTSAGKIIRMAINGISIISRNTQGVKLMGMDTDEYLTGAARLAEKEE
- a CDS encoding NAD(P)H-dependent glycerol-3-phosphate dehydrogenase encodes the protein MMNSIIKIDTDQVKIGVVGGGSWGTALANLLADKGFLIDFWVYEKEVMEQIETGRENKIFLPGVHLSSNIIPSNDISRVISGKDVVVIVVPSHVFRETVQRIDSSISPDTIVVTASKGIENTTHLTMSGVLRNVLPRISENQVAALSGPSFAREVAKKFPTVVTVASKDKQVAAFLQRVFATDYFRVYSSDDVIGVELGGAVKNVIAIAAGIIDGMGMGLNTRAALITRGLTEIRRIGLKLGANPRTFMGLACAGDLILTCTGDLSRNHMVGKKIGEGRTLNDILSEMRMVAEGVKTAKSVYNLSRKLGVDMPICHEIYRILYENVPPKEAVYRLMTRSLKQELDEQ
- the radC gene encoding DNA repair protein RadC gives rise to the protein MSSPRVQRQLHKGEGHRKRLRDRFLQSGLSGFQDYEVIELLLTLATPRKDCKTSAKDALKRFKTLQGVFEASVHELVEIDGIGPTNVLGIKLIQAVADRYLEKRLIKKETVSNSSQLFDYLYHTMRDKGREHFKAIFLDVKNRVIGAETLFEGTLTSSAVYPREVVLAALEHRAAAMIFAHNHPSGDPHPSNEDISITRRLMFACKAVGITVHEHLIIGDNQYFSFADQGYISRINREYDAAL
- a CDS encoding phosphoglycerate kinase, which translates into the protein MKYLDNNLSITGKRVVIRVDFNVPLDEQGNITDDTRIRSVLPTLQYAIAHDAKLIILSHLGRPRGKVVPEMSLAPVSVRLGNLLGKDIRFVKNCIGPEVHAAVSEMNNGDVILLENLRFHAGEEQNDDAFSMALASVCDVYVNDAFAVSHRRHASVVGITKFAPVSVAGFQLKKELDYFKQAMSEPRRPVVALVGGSKVSSKLGALKNMLLFVDKLVIGGAMANTFLKSQGISVGRSKVEDDLLAVADSILKEAIDKRVKLYLPVDVVVAGQREPMAETGIVPVNEIPEDLMALDIGPATSLLYSEVMNDAGTIIWNGPMGVFEMAAFSKGTMAMARAMAESKAMTIVGGGDTDVAVHQSGETDNITYISTGGGAFLYLLEGKVLPAVAALGNG